In Prionailurus viverrinus isolate Anna chromosome D1, UM_Priviv_1.0, whole genome shotgun sequence, the DNA window GTgaatgttatctagttgtatccatgggataaggtgagcttagggtcctcttaCTTTGCCATCTTCCCAAGCTCTCAATCTCTCCCTTTTAATAAGAATGTTTTATCCATTTACTTTTCATGTATTATGAATACAATTAGGTTTAATTCTATTATCTtgtatttgctttctatttttcccaTGTATTCCttgttcttttcatctttttttgccTTCTGTTTAATTGAGTATTTTTgctattccattttatatattctgtttgattttttgCTATAACTATTGTTTTATATGTTGGggtttataaaatgcatttttaacttaTCATAGCTTATTCCTAAGACCTGTCCTCTGAGAGGTCTCATTGCCAGAAGCAACTCACTGAGCAACTCATTGCCAAGAGTTTTCCATGAAGCCCCTCAATTTTGGAAGGCTGGAATTCCAAAATCTTGCTGCTTTACCTGACCTCTAATAGTTGTTTTTTCAGGCGTTTTCCCTGTCTTATCCTATGCCTGCTTTGCTTATTATGCAGCCAAGACTTGTTCAGATTCCTAAAGTGCCTTTACTGTACAACTACTTCCTTTCTGATGCTCTTTCACAATTTCCAAATGCTTTGGCAGTATCATTTATGGGTCTCTGTCTCCTCAGCTCAGTAAGGCCATCATGCTCTGCTTAGGCTCCAGCTGCATGGACTGTGGTTCTGAAAGTGCCTCTAAGCATAAAGTTAATGTGACCATGGAACTCACCTTATTTGCTTCCTTGCTATACAGGATTATATTCTGAACTGGCTATTATCCAATGTCCGAGTATAGTTGttccatattttgttttatatttgcttCTAGCAAGAGAGCTAGTCCTATAGCAGTTACTTTATCAAGACTGAAAGCAGATGCAATAAAGTGACTTTAGTTTAGAGCATCCTCAATTAAGTGCTATATAGATTtacccatttttatatttttcctatattgGTAATAGATAGCctattaaagaacaaaaacattaaaaaagaaaaaaatggggcgccttggtggctcagttggttaagtgtctgactcttgattttggctcaggtcatgatctcacatttgtgagattgagccccatgttgggctctgcactgggcatagagctttcttaagattctctttttccctctctctctcccttttcccctcaagaaaataaaaaataaataaacttttaaaaataaatttttgaaagttctttctttctgtgcATTTTGAAAACATATATTAACATTGGTCCCTAAGGCATTAGCAAAACCACTTTTTGTAAGTACCAGTGGAAGATGACTggcattatgattattttttttttaattttttttcaacatttatttatttttgggacagagagagacagagcatgaacgggggaggggcagagagagagggagacacagaatcggaaacaggctccaggctctgagccatcagcccagagcccgacgcggggctcgaactcacggaccgcgagatcgtgacctggctgaagtcggacgcttaaccgactgcgccacccaggcgcccctggcattaTCATTATTAATGAAATCAATCATTCTCTGTTGGCAAGAGAAGAAATAGTAGTATTCAATAACAGCTAGACAATAAagtcaaggaaaaaagaaaataacaaacactACATTATTGATAGTGATGAGAAAAGTTATTATATTACCTTtggaatttcagaaataattGAGGGAGAGGAATAGTTATTCTTTGAATAACTATAGGCACTCTGCTGTACAGTACATTTCTAGGACTTATTCATTTTACATAACTGAAACTTAGTATCCTTTGACTAATACCTAATTTGACTAATAATTACCTCCTTCCCCAAGCCCCTGGCAATGATCACACcactctgcttctatgagtttgactattttacaCAAGTGATATCATCTAGCATTTgtccttttttcatttgtttttttaactctttatccTTATGtatctggcttacttcacttaggataatgtcctccagtttcatccatgttgtcacaaatggcatgatttccttcttttttaaggctgaataatattctattgtatgtatattcaacattttctttatccatttgtcagtggacatttaaattgcttctgtcttgactattatgaataatgctgtaatgaacatgggagtTCAGATATTTCTTGATTTCAATTTCTTCTGACATaaacccagaagtgaaattgctggatcatatgatagttctatttttaattttttgagaaacctccaaactgttttccatagtggttgtacaaatttacactcccaccaacaacgtacaaggattttcttttctccacatccttgtcaacactagTTAACTTCTGCGGTCTTTTTCCCAACCCTTTTATAATAACCATCCTAATAGGGGtaatgtaatatttcattgtggttttgatttacactttcatgatgattagtgatgatgtACAACTTTTCATGTACcggttggccatttgtatatcttctctggagaaatgtttattcagttttcttgtccattttaaaaattggattatttgcttttttgtcattgagttgtatgagttccttacatatttcagatattaaccctttatcagatatatggtttgcaaatattttctcccatttgataagttgccttttcattttgttgattttttcctttgctgtgcagaaggttttagttagtttacttttgttttgtttttaatctcactTGTCtatcttttgcttttattgcttgtgcttttggtgtcaaatccaagaTCATTGCCAAGTCTAATGCCTAGAAAATTTTGTAGAGTTTTTTAGTGTCAGGTCGTAAgtattttcagttgatttttgtatatgatatgaaataaggtccaatttcattcttttgcatgtggatatcaagttttcccaacaccatttattggaaAGACTGTCATTTgctcattgtgtattcttggcacccttgtcaaagatcagttgactgtacatgtgtaggtttatttctacattctttattttattccatttgtctatgtgtctgtttttaaccATTATTATCTGacataataaacatattttcttgtgaacatttttctgaaatttagaatatttatttagaatggaTTCCTAGAAATGTATTTAGAAATTGGGATAATACTTGGGGGTATTAGATGATATTAGGCCTAGGGAACTCAGGAACTCCTAATATTAATATactactaatactaatactaatactaatattCTAGTCCTGGTCATTCTTccttagagttcttttttttttttttaagagagagagtgctagtgggggagagaggctgagggggagagagagagagaaagagagaaagaatcttaagcaggctccatgctcagcacaaactCCACccaggacttgatcccataaccccaggatcatgacctgaaccaaaatcaagagtcagacattcaactgactgagccacccaggtcccccctcTCCTTAGAGTtctagaaaagaaacaagaaacatgaaaaataagacACTGCTTTTTGTTAATTGCACTAGTCCCTAATGTCACTCAAATTCAGAACTCTGATTAGCCTGGGTTGGGGTACTCAGTCTCCTCTAAAGTCTTTCAAAATCTTCAACCTCTCTTACAACTTGAGGGGGACTTTGTCCATTTTATCAGTTCAGTACCATGAAGAAGTGAGAAAATAGAACATGCATGACCTTTTAAAGCACAATAACCCTAACCAATAGTAAATATGGACCAAGCAACACACTAGAGTATCACAAGTCAGATTATTCCTCACAGGGAAGAAAAGActagtaaaaaaaagaatatcttccTCCCCCATACTATTGAGAACTGGGTCAAAGTATAtgaatatttaagttttaaaatatatttgacaaaatttttttctagaaagattGGACTAATTTTCCTACCCACTTGCATTgtacaaaaatgtcttttttttcctgcacccTCATTATATGGTTAATGAATTCTGCCATTTATTAATTGTTTAATTTGGGGAATGTAGCtgaacttttctgtgcctcagttttctcatctgcaaaggaAGATTAATAGTGTCTGTCATGTGTTAAATGCCTGTCATGTGTTAAGTTTTCATAAACTACTAGTTACTATTTTGTGATGTGATTGTTTTGTTGAAATCTTAGCTAATTTCCCAAGTGAAAAATATATCCCTCATTGTTGCAGTTGtacttatttattataataatatataatatagagtatttttcttaaatttcctagctttgtatttcttttttgtaagtagtctgttcatgtctttggcccattatTTCTTGGACTGAACAATTTTCATAgtgttttatatgtaatattaatgtaataaggtattttttaatgcttatttattttgagagagagagcacctgaacaggggagaggaagagagagtgaattccaggcaggctccgcactgcctgatgcagctcgatcccacgaaccatgagatcatgacctgagccaaaatcaagagtctgacgtttaactgactgaaccacccagatgtccctgtgATAAAGTATTTTAACTTTTGTCTGACATAATGTctccttcaaatattttcctcAGTTTATAGTTTATCTTTTAATCTTATTCATGATATTATTCTCTCACAGAAGTCTTTCAGTTTATGTTGTAAACTTCACGTTTTCCTAGACAGCTCTTGTGTCAGTCGGATCCTATCTAGATATCacaagaattttaatttatttttcctgtttttttaattgttttacttttagtattttactctttaattaaaatagaacaaTCCTTAGTGTATGAAATGctaaggctttatttttaaaccaagaaaagtttgttgttttttaagaggTGAAATTGAGTTTGATGCCTGAAAGCTGTTTCTCATCTTTCAAGCGTATGTTATAATTAAAGATGGAGTATTTTGAACAGTTAGTGGTGCAATTTTATGCATGATAACAGTGCTAACAGTATACACAGTCATTTTGTAACAATATGTGTAGAGCCATTTAGTAAAGTCCACATGAAGTCTAATATCTTCATATCAGAATTAGCCAAGAAGGCTTTAACACTGTCATAGTTATCTATAAATAAGTGGCACTGTGAAGAAGAgttttggaagaaaatgaagcGGCTTTAAATTACAACCACCTAATAAGAATTACaatattctatttaatattaattagAACAACTTGGATAGCAAAAGGCTAGAAATATCCaatttggctttatttatttatttatttatttatttatttattttaaaatatttatttatttttgagagagagagagaaagagagagagacagtgtgagcgggggaggggcagagagagggagacagaatctgaagcaggctcaaggctctgagctgtcagcatagagcccaaggaCGCCAGAGCTCCAATTTGTGAACCgcaggatcatggcctgagccgaagttggagggttaattagcccactgagccacccaggcgcccctccaatttgGTTTTAAACTAAGCCTTAAATGATACTCTTCTATAGGACTTGATGTCACAAACccaaagtttgttctttttatttgtacCAACAGGTAAACAGACATAAATCTCATGGGCGAGGAAAACCAAACCTCTGTGGctgagtttattttctttggcCTTTCACAGGACTTGAAGACCGAAATCCTGCTATTTACTCTTTTTCTCATCATTTATCTtttgactgtatttggaaaccTGCTCATCATCATTCTCATCTTCATGGATTCTCGACTTCACACTCCCATGTACTTTTTTCTTAGAAACCTCTCTTTCGCAGATCTCTGTTTCTCTACTAGCATTGTCCCCCAAGTGTTGGTCCACTTCCTTGTAAAGaggaaaactatttctttttttggatgtATGACACAGATAATTGTCTTCCTTCTGGTTGGGTGTACAGAGTGCGCACTGCTGGCGGTGATGTCTTATGACCGGTATGTGGCTGTCTGCAAGCCCCTGCACTACTCTACTATCATGACCCACCAGGTGTGTCTCCAGTTGGCCATAGGATCCTGGGCCAGTGGGGCACTAGTGTCTCTGGTGGATACCACCTTTACTTTCCAACTACCCTATCAAGGACAGAACGTTATTAATCACTACTTTTGTGAACCTCCTGCCCTCCTGAAGCTGGCTTCAGCAGATACTTATAGCACAGAAATGGCCATCTTTGCAATGGGCGTCGTCATCCTCTTAGCTCCTGTCTGCCTGATCCTTGTCTCCTACTGGAATATTATCTCCACTGTGATCCAGATGCagtctggggaggggaggctcaAGGCTTTCTCTACCTGTGGCTCCCATCTCATTGTTGTCATCCTCTTCTATGGGTCAGGAATATTCACCTACATGCGGCCAAACTCCAAGACCACAAAAGAGCGGGATAAAATGATATCTGTGTTCTATACAGTGGTGACGCCAATGTTGAACCCCATAATTTATAGCCTGAGAAACAAGGATGTCAAAGGGGCTCTCAGGAAACTAGCTGGAAGAAAGTCCTTTTTTCAGAGGCAGTGATCTCTGGGTTTGACTTTTAGAACTATGGTAACATCCTTAAAAAAGGTGCAGGCTTTTGGTAGGAAGTTATGAATTAGATCATTTCAAGAAGCATAAAAGTGAAGGACATGTTCTAAAATCCATGAATACTCCATGCTAAACTAGaacacagaggagaaataaaatgacaaaaagttaGGTTTTCTTGATTATGAAACACATCAAGTACTATTTTGGAGTTTGTGTTTGTGGTTAATTCAGCTAATATGGATATGTTTTAAGCATGGTCACAATTGAATCTAAGAggtttaaactggattatttgaagTAACATCTAATATGAGTTGCATACACGACCCTAACATCGAAGACATTTCAGATTTAGATGTCCCAGTCATATAAATCTCCAGGAATAGGCTCTGATAGAAACAACCAATATATTTGGAAGAGTCTTTAATACTGGGATCATTCATGGCTCAGCATTTCAGCTTGTAAAATGGTACCAAAAGCAAAATACTTCCTAGTTCATGATGTTTTCTCTTGAAAGCtcaaaaaaaatgagttttttaatcTCATCATCCCAAATTTCATATTAACATAGACTATCAGAGTAAAAAGGGAATTTCACAGTCATTTATTCCGAACATAGGCCTGAGACTTAAACCAGTTTATAATATTTCTATTGAGTAATTGTCCAGCATTTGCCGAAACAAGAATATATAGCTCCCTACTCTCTTGgattattctctttcatttatacAGCTACCCTTGAACTAGATTGTGCCAACCCTCACATATttgaaaatctgcatgtaactttttgactcccccaaaacttaacttcTAATAGCCCACTATTGACTGGAAGTCTtactaataacataaacagtcaatcaacatatattttctatgttatatttattacatactcTATTCTTAcaaaaagtaagctagagaaaagaaaatattaagaagagCATAAGAGAAAATACCTTTACATCACTGTACTGTATTGAAAAAACTCCatatgtaagtggacccatgcaattcaaacctctgttgttcaagggtcagttaTAGATAGTTCTTAGCTATTACAAAGATCTTCCTTATGGTAAGTCAAAATCAATTTTCCTTTATGTTGAACCCACTTTCCTTAGTTTTAGTCCTAGAACAACTTTAATTATTCTATACCACAATTCACTGAAGTCAGTTTCTATACTTGCCCAAATTCAATTCTCACAGCCAAACACCcagttgtttctttaaatttccttcaTGCAATGTGCTTTGGCACCCTCTAACCATTCTGGTCAGCCTCTTTTGAAAGGGCCCTATTTACCCAATGAATATCTCTtccaaaagcaaaagagaaattagaatttGAGGAATTGGAGTTTACTAATCCTAGGCTGACCCCTTCATAGGCTTAGATGCCTATAACCACATCTGACTGTGTCTCAACTTCTCTACAATGGTCAATTGTGGGGTCTACTTCAGGTTTCATAAACCCTTAGTCCAAACAATCTGGCTGACAGCCCTTTGCATATTTTTCCCCAACTTTTAGCCAATCACATGTCTAGAGGGGATTCCATGATAACCATTCTACAGTTACCATGGATATGAGTCAGGAACTACTGACTCTTCAGTAGAAGACCTCCCCAGTGAAGTAATAAAATCTAGTAgctatatttcttatttctttcattcatgcatccatgcattcattttaaaataacttattgaGCTCTTATTTTATCATATCCAACTCTGATTGGATCCAATACATCCAGAACAATGACTGACACATAATGTGTTTTAATacacatttttgcatttgttactattcttttaaaattaggggcgcctgggtggcgcagtcggttaagcgtctgacttcagccaggtcacgatctcgcggtccgtgagttcgagccccgcatcgggctctgggctgatggctcagagcctggagcctgtttccgattctgtgtctccctctctctctgcccctcccccgttcatgctctgtgtctctctgtcccaaaaataaataaacgttgaaaaagaaaaagaaaaagaaaattactggagGTGCACTACAATAGACAAACGCCAATCTGAGCATGAGGATCAGAGGAAACTCATTCAAACAGAATGTGCTAGTTGAAGTGATATAGACAAGGACAAAACACTAATATGTGAAGTTGGTGACTTGGCTGCCTGTGATGATCTAAATGAAATCTATTTCAGTAACAGGAGGAAAAGTAAGACAATGTGAACAGAATATATGAACACTAATTTGGAGAAGTCTCACcatggggaagaaggaagaaatagggGTGGCTGAGAAAGTGGGATTgtgagatttttactttattttagattCCTAAGTCACTTCCCCCTTTTCCTTGAAGACTTTAAGCTCTGGATCACTGCCACTTTCCCAAGACACTACTCCTGTTATAGATCTTAGTTATCtaattttcacataaaatgaaatattcaaatatcTGCATTCTCAGAATTCCCTGATCTTCATTCCTCCAATGATCTCAGCCATTCGCTCCATGGTCATATCTTTAATATTGCCATTACCAATACTTTCCATTCACCCTCCAAATTCTGAAACCACAGACTCctgagcaaaataaaatggttacTGTTTTCAGGCACTAAGTTTTGAGATGGTTTGTTACACAGGAATGGATAACTCAAATGCTGAGAGAATTATGCTCCCATTCATTCCATCAAAATAGATGCCAGTGGGAATTTTTCACATTACTAATagaagcttctctctctctctctctctcaaaacgaacaaaccaacaaaaaatatGATATATCTCCTGCTATAGTGAGAGGGAATAAATTGTCAGAAtgcttctaaagaaaaaaatttagtgcgtacaccccaaaataataataaagataatatatgATTAGGGTTCTTAGTTGTAAGTAATAGAGACTGACTACGTGTGATTtaagctaaaaggaaaaatactgaaaCAATGGTAATTCTGGTCCTGCAGCcagaactacaggccaaaatcCTGTCACAGAATGGGTGTCATGAGAACATCACTGCCGTTTAGCACTAGATGGCGCACTTTGCCAACACCATCAGCCCAGGCCCTGCAGAGGAGGAAGCTGCTGATTCGCTGAGGCTGGAAATTGGGACGTTGGTGCTTCCTCTGCCactgacagaaaaagaaaaaagaagttatctGCTGACAAGCACTACATCAGtcaggtgatcaaggttaacagcAATGGTGATAAGTCACGTTGATATATATATACCCTTGAGATGATGTGATGGAAATAGCGCTTTATCTTTGTGATTGTCCTTCCCTAAACCCATAACttcagtctaatcatgagaaaaacatcagacaaattctAATACATGAGCTTCCTATAAAATATATGACCAGTAGTCCTCAAAACTGtgaaggtcatcaaaaacaagtctgagaaactgtcacagccaaggaAGCcttaaggagacatgacaactaaatgtaatgtggcaTCCTGGATGAGATCCTGAATCAGAAAAAGGAtataaggggaaagaaaagaacaacaaagaaaatccaaatgaagTATGAATTTTTGTTAATAAGATATCAATGTTGATTTTCTTAATTGTAACAAAGATACCACAATAATAATGGAAGATAAGTGGGTATATAGGAACTAAGGGTACTTCTCAGTTTTTCTGCAAGTCTAAAACTGATCTGAAAAGTAAagtctatttctaaaaaaataaaagaaatggtttGCTGTCCTTGCTTTTTCATGTCACTAGCTCTTAATTCAGTCTAGACTGAGTGCATCTAATTGATTGAGTCCAAGTTACATGCTATACAATAGCTGCAATTAAGGCAAAGAAAGTGAATTTCAGGTGTATTCAGCTTCTCTGGAGGCAGATAGGCTGTTACTAGCCCATGATTCACAGAAAGCCATAAATATGGAAAAGGTACTCAAATGATCAGAAGCCAAAAATTGACAAATGTCCATTACCCATGGCCTATGAAACCAAATCACCCCCACTAATGTCTTGACAACCTATACATTCCAAACTGACCAGTATAACTCATAATGTACATAACACAACATTATGAGAATATGTAGAATACAGAATGTTGAGTGAAGAACACAGAAGAGTTGAGTGAGCTTAGCATAGGGAATGCTTCTGTTGGGCATTAAGACAGTCCTCATCtgattgtgtttaaaaaaattttttaatgtgtattcatttttgagagacagggcgtgagtgggggagggacagagagagagggagacacagaatctgaagcaggatccaggcttcgagctgtcagcacagagcctgacaaggggcctgaacccacgaattgtgagatcatgacctcagccgaagtcaggcgcttaaccgactgaggcacccaggcacccctgattgtGTTTACTGATGTGTTCCCTACTGCTAGTACAATGTCTGTACTAGTCATAcattctcaataaaaatttgctgaatgaatgtgtGGCCTAGGAAAAGTGTTGATTTAAGTTTTCTCTGTATGCTGAATTAGGTTCTAATTCAGAAGACCTAGATTTCATGATGCTAGAAGGAAATGGAGTCTGTAGCAGACAACTGTATGAATCTTAAGGATCAAGTCCCAGTTAGTTTTACCTTCACAATAAAAGTCATATATTGCAAGAACAATCATAAGAttgttccattaaaaaatatctggacctggggcacttgggtggctcagtcagttaagcaaccaactcttgattttggctcaggtcatgatctcactgttggtgggctCGAgccgtgtcagactctgcactggcaatgcagagcctgcttgggattctctctccctctccctctctacccctccccctccacaccccccccccatctctctctctctcaaaataaataaactttaaaaaataaactaaaaaaaacctttagtGAGGTGACTGCAACCTGAAAATTACCCTATTTAGAGAGCAGTGTCAGTGTTTCTGTGGACCTCTGAAGGTAAGTGGCCAGAAACCTCATATCTATGAAAGGTATGAGAGGAGAAAGGCTGGTCCTTCTCCTTCCTACTTTGTGCTTTTTCCAATTCTCTGCTCTTTAATCAACTATAAATCATATTCGAGCCTATTTACTGGCAACACTTACaagttaaaattttgattttgccTGGCTAATTTAATGTGACTTTCATAAAGGTCAGCCTCATTGCAAACAATTCATAGCACACACCATACCCCCAATCTTGGAAAATGTCATTCCACAATTCTGTCAAAACTTACTAATGGCTCTCTAAGTATTGAAACATTGAGTGAATAGCAGTGATGCAAATATGAAGTGTTCTGAGCTTGGAGCTTAGCTTTGCCAGATTTTAGTTTCAACCGATTGGGGAATGATAATGTCTACCTTATAGTGTCGTGGTGATGAGTGAGATGATATTTATAATTTGCTTATGATAGTAGTGAGCACAGAGTAggttggcaaaaaaaaatatctaatccccccttttgttttattttggtcaaTTCGTGCTCTAGATGTAAAGCTCCTTTTCTGGGAGGCTCTCCCTGATTTACTATTTTGAGTTCTTCCTTTGGGGCTCAGTCCTGGGCCCtttcattttagtattttctcttttttgttctttctacaATGTCATCCTCACTCATAGTATCAACTATCATCTACCCAGAATTGACACAAATTTTACACCGCTGGCCCCAGACACCTCTAAGGTCTCCAGACTCCTCGATCTGTATGCCTATTTGACATTGCTTCTTGGATGTCACAAAGTATCTCAAACTCAACTCAGCCAAAACTGAACTCATGATCTTTCACGAGACTTTTTACTTGGTTGcaaaacagaatgaatgaatgagtgaatcaatAAAATCAGTGAAAATCATGTTATATACAAATTGGTATCCTTTCGAAATTCTGTCACATTTTTTGGTTCCACTCAAgtggggtaggggggtggggggcacggaAAAGGTGAGGAAGATTTTGGACACTTTTCCGGGATGGGATGGGGGAAGCAAAGAATGTTTGAGATGCCATTCTCCCTGCGACTTACCCTCGCCTCCACCCTACCGGAAGCCCGCATCCATTCGTTGGTGGCCCTGGGGTTGGACGAAAGTCTACtgagggggcggggctgaggAAGGGGGCGGGACTGGGAGAAGCCCCCAGTCTACTCCGCAGACTGAGGCCGCAGGGGCCGCTGGGGGCTCCTCCCAGGGCCTGTGCGCGTGCGTGCGCCCGAGGCTTGCCTTGGCCTTTAGGAGACCCAGAGGGGCGGCGGCATTGGCGTTTAATAGGCGGGTGCGGTCACGGCTTCTTAGTTCCGGCGTGATTACCCACGCCGCCTCTTTCCGACTGCGGGGCCAGAGACCTCCGTGGCTCCTGTCGGAACTGGCGCCTGGGTGTGAGTGAACAGAGTGCTGGCTGGGAGCCGTGCCCGCAGGTATCGCCGGGGTCAGCGGGCGACGAGGACGCGGGTGCGCGGAATTGGGAATCCCGCTGGAGGGCGTCGGCTTGTGCGCAGTTAAGAGGATTCCGGCGCCGCGCCCCGCAGTCTCTGCGGGACCACCTGGAGGGGTCACCAGTGGCGGGGAAGGCGCGGGCTGCGGAAGGAAATCGGTGCGTGGGAGAGCAGGCCTGAGCAGCGTTTAGTGCAGCCCTCTCTTCCACTCTGTAACGGGGGCAATCTGCAGGCACTTGACCTGGGGAAAGTATCTTCATTAGTGGGTTCTGGAATGACTAGTATTGATTCCTC includes these proteins:
- the LOC125177063 gene encoding olfactory receptor 2D3; protein product: MGEENQTSVAEFIFFGLSQDLKTEILLFTLFLIIYLLTVFGNLLIIILIFMDSRLHTPMYFFLRNLSFADLCFSTSIVPQVLVHFLVKRKTISFFGCMTQIIVFLLVGCTECALLAVMSYDRYVAVCKPLHYSTIMTHQVCLQLAIGSWASGALVSLVDTTFTFQLPYQGQNVINHYFCEPPALLKLASADTYSTEMAIFAMGVVILLAPVCLILVSYWNIISTVIQMQSGEGRLKAFSTCGSHLIVVILFYGSGIFTYMRPNSKTTKERDKMISVFYTVVTPMLNPIIYSLRNKDVKGALRKLAGRKSFFQRQ